In a single window of the Sporichthyaceae bacterium genome:
- a CDS encoding ornithine decarboxylase: GRVAAEILSPYPPGVPAVAPGEVITAQVLDYLATGVAAGMLVPDAVDPSLSTVRVVA; encoded by the coding sequence GGGCGCGTTGCCGCGGAGATCCTCAGCCCCTACCCCCCGGGCGTGCCCGCCGTGGCGCCGGGGGAGGTCATCACCGCGCAGGTCCTGGACTACCTGGCCACCGGCGTGGCAGCAGGCATGCTGGTCCCCGACGCCGTCGACCCGTCCCTGTCGACGGTACGGGTGGTGGCCTGA